One region of Sulfuriroseicoccus oceanibius genomic DNA includes:
- the dgt gene encoding dGTP triphosphohydrolase — protein MNNRFYSPFDYETDAGNGKRPDDFRSPFEVDRDRILHTSAFRRLQSKTQVFLSGEYDFYRTRLTHSLEVAQIGRAIAKYLQRHDAHLSADYFIDGDLVEAVCLSHDLGHPPFGHAGENTLNRVMSDYGGFEGNAQTLRLMTDTIYGHKRGMQPTRAFMDGVLKYKSLYTEMRSLNGGKPPKNHFLYDHQCDKLDFVFGGRDFPVELTPGKMRNGFKSIECQIMDWADDTAYSLNDIVDSIQAGFLNGDRIRAWAEASALDEAQSAHVDGLLKAISDGKVEGAMGRKIGQFVQATRLEEDVNFMSGETNRYRYRLVIDPAVVAESALYKKLAYELVFTSHQLKQLEFKGDRMLVSLFEAFVGEYVEEEKPSFQLLPPEIAALVSVQETKPAKVRVICDFLASMTDSAAARTYRRLHDPTFGSIVDLV, from the coding sequence ATGAACAACCGATTCTATTCGCCTTTTGATTACGAAACCGATGCGGGCAACGGCAAGCGTCCTGACGATTTTCGTAGTCCGTTTGAAGTCGACCGCGACCGGATCTTGCATACGAGTGCGTTCCGGCGGTTGCAGAGCAAGACTCAGGTCTTTCTCTCGGGCGAGTATGATTTCTACCGCACGCGGCTGACGCATTCGCTGGAAGTGGCGCAGATCGGACGGGCGATCGCCAAGTATCTTCAGCGTCACGACGCGCATTTGTCCGCGGACTATTTCATCGATGGCGATTTGGTGGAAGCGGTGTGCCTTTCCCATGACCTGGGCCATCCGCCATTCGGTCATGCGGGGGAAAACACACTCAACCGTGTGATGTCGGACTACGGTGGGTTCGAGGGCAATGCCCAGACGCTGCGCCTGATGACCGATACGATCTATGGGCACAAGCGCGGGATGCAGCCGACCCGCGCGTTCATGGATGGGGTGCTCAAATACAAGTCGCTCTACACGGAGATGCGCTCGCTCAATGGCGGTAAGCCGCCGAAGAACCACTTCCTCTACGACCATCAGTGCGACAAACTCGATTTTGTGTTCGGTGGTCGCGATTTTCCGGTGGAGCTGACGCCGGGCAAGATGCGCAATGGCTTCAAGTCGATTGAATGTCAGATCATGGACTGGGCGGATGACACGGCGTATTCGCTCAACGATATCGTGGACAGCATCCAGGCTGGGTTCCTCAATGGCGACCGCATCCGTGCGTGGGCCGAGGCGTCCGCGCTCGACGAGGCGCAGAGCGCTCACGTCGACGGGCTGCTCAAAGCCATCAGTGATGGCAAAGTGGAAGGTGCGATGGGACGGAAGATCGGGCAGTTCGTTCAGGCGACCAGGCTGGAGGAGGATGTGAACTTCATGAGCGGCGAGACCAACCGTTATCGTTATCGCTTGGTGATCGATCCTGCGGTGGTTGCGGAGTCGGCCTTGTACAAAAAGCTGGCTTACGAGTTGGTCTTCACATCGCACCAGCTCAAGCAACTCGAGTTCAAAGGTGACCGTATGTTGGTGTCCTTGTTTGAGGCCTTTGTGGGCGAGTATGTGGAAGAGGAGAAGCCGTCGTTCCAACTGTTGCCGCCGGAGATCGCGGCATTGGTGTCAGTGCAGGAAACGAAGCCTGCGAAGGTGCGGGTGATCTGCGATTTCCTGGCAAGTATGACCGACTCGGCAGCGGCACGGACGTACCGCCGTCTCCACGACCCGACATTCGGGAGTATCGTGGATTTGGTGTGA
- a CDS encoding sigma-70 family RNA polymerase sigma factor, protein MSKNLDHQYLQLVTRYQGAIYGYVNSLAPGLDVEDVVQQVNIVLWKKADTFQPHTNFKAFAFRIAYLKTMEALRKAKQQNWLQFDSDVLELINEQTSTITNPEENRQQALRDCLEKLDPEDRERINARYTRGETVRSIANQESRSEGSLQQHFFRLRKNLKLCIQKHLLNQEEDFA, encoded by the coding sequence ATGAGTAAAAACCTCGACCACCAGTACCTCCAGCTCGTCACCCGTTACCAGGGTGCGATCTACGGCTACGTCAACAGCCTGGCTCCAGGCCTCGACGTCGAGGACGTGGTGCAGCAGGTCAACATCGTCCTTTGGAAGAAGGCCGATACGTTCCAGCCCCACACGAACTTCAAGGCATTCGCCTTCCGCATCGCCTACCTCAAAACGATGGAGGCATTGCGCAAAGCGAAGCAGCAGAACTGGCTCCAGTTCGACTCCGACGTACTCGAACTCATCAACGAACAGACCAGCACGATCACCAATCCGGAGGAAAACCGCCAGCAAGCACTGCGCGACTGCCTCGAAAAACTCGATCCGGAAGACAGGGAACGCATCAACGCACGCTACACCCGCGGCGAAACCGTTCGCTCCATCGCCAACCAGGAGTCCCGCTCGGAAGGCTCACTCCAGCAACACTTCTTTCGCTTGCGCAAAAATCTCAAACTTTGCATCCAAAAACATCTGCTCAACCAGGAGGAGGACTTCGCATGA
- a CDS encoding LamG domain-containing protein: protein MEQIDALLEGSITPDEFKKLQATLRSNEKARWYYAEQADLHGRLQCELAPPKESLTQPATQSPFPIRKRKPGRIVLAAAAALALFAGVAQWMGNTAQPAPTQIAERPAPPTQESTVYQTNPDQSAARVTNATNAEWSGGTLELGQLIKPGTFELLAGTAEITFDSGARIVLKSPATLRVVSAYHAKLEYGQCTAEIPDYSDRFTLATPCTKIVENNCRFAIKVARDGSTEIHVLSGLIEATPTANPTIARILNSQQAARLTRENISSEGDMDFDRSKFLEDLNIPEGTNQVEYVYWSFDKMSPFGGFPDEGEHIGPKLMAKPLATPGSDPNAKVTSVNGIYGRAIRLDGDGAFLSSAFQGIPGTGPRTISMWVKLDPDTTLEHAYSMIAWGLPFDMKGQKWQLCWNPDSLDGQPGAIRTEFGGGYVVGSTDLRDGRWHHIVSVFLGSNDDNIANSIRHYVDGKLEAVTSSAHQPINTDLDSPESRPTYIGRRLEDDGLYSTFKGDLDEIRIFPAALTPKQVERLYRSNLPPSYFVPATE, encoded by the coding sequence ATGGAACAAATCGATGCCCTGCTCGAAGGCAGCATCACTCCTGATGAGTTCAAAAAACTCCAGGCAACCCTGCGCTCCAATGAAAAAGCCCGCTGGTACTACGCAGAACAAGCCGACCTCCACGGCCGACTCCAATGCGAGCTAGCCCCGCCAAAAGAGTCACTCACTCAGCCCGCTACACAAAGCCCCTTTCCCATTCGAAAGCGCAAGCCCGGACGCATTGTCCTGGCAGCCGCAGCAGCGCTGGCTTTGTTCGCAGGCGTCGCCCAATGGATGGGCAACACAGCCCAACCGGCTCCGACGCAAATCGCGGAGCGCCCGGCACCACCTACCCAAGAATCCACCGTCTACCAAACCAACCCCGACCAGTCCGCGGCCCGGGTCACCAATGCCACCAACGCTGAATGGTCGGGTGGCACACTTGAACTCGGTCAGTTGATCAAGCCCGGCACGTTCGAGCTGCTCGCCGGCACCGCCGAAATCACCTTCGACTCCGGTGCCCGCATCGTCCTCAAGAGCCCGGCCACCCTGCGCGTGGTTTCCGCCTACCACGCCAAACTCGAATACGGCCAATGCACTGCCGAAATCCCGGACTACTCGGACCGCTTCACATTAGCCACGCCGTGCACCAAAATCGTCGAGAACAACTGCCGCTTTGCCATCAAAGTGGCACGTGACGGATCCACCGAGATCCACGTTCTGTCCGGACTCATCGAGGCCACCCCGACCGCCAACCCGACAATCGCACGCATCCTCAACTCACAACAGGCCGCCCGCCTGACCCGCGAAAACATTTCGAGCGAAGGCGACATGGACTTCGACCGCTCGAAGTTCCTCGAGGACTTGAACATTCCGGAGGGCACCAACCAGGTCGAGTACGTCTATTGGTCATTCGACAAGATGAGCCCGTTTGGAGGCTTCCCGGATGAAGGCGAGCACATCGGTCCGAAACTCATGGCCAAACCACTGGCCACCCCCGGATCCGATCCGAATGCCAAGGTCACCAGCGTCAATGGCATCTACGGCCGCGCAATCCGCCTCGATGGCGACGGCGCTTTCCTCTCGTCCGCCTTTCAAGGCATCCCGGGCACCGGTCCACGCACCATCTCGATGTGGGTAAAACTGGATCCCGACACCACCCTGGAACACGCCTACTCCATGATCGCATGGGGTCTCCCATTCGACATGAAGGGACAAAAGTGGCAGTTGTGCTGGAACCCAGACTCACTGGACGGACAGCCCGGCGCCATCCGCACCGAGTTCGGCGGCGGCTACGTCGTAGGCTCCACCGACCTGCGCGACGGCCGCTGGCACCACATCGTCTCTGTCTTCCTCGGCAGCAATGACGACAACATCGCCAACTCCATCCGCCACTACGTCGACGGCAAGCTGGAAGCCGTCACATCGTCAGCCCACCAGCCGATCAACACGGACCTCGACAGCCCAGAGTCACGCCCGACCTACATCGGCCGACGTCTCGAAGACGACGGTCTCTATTCCACCTTCAAAGGCGACCTGGACGAGATCCGCATCTTCCCCGCCGCCCTCACACCAAAACAAGTCGAGCGACTCTACCGCTCGAACCTGCCGCCATCCTATTTTGTCCCTGCAACGGAATAA
- a CDS encoding LamG-like jellyroll fold domain-containing protein, translating into MTKMKHIGSALAIAAAALTTSQAALTAHWDFNTDGVVVDNVSTTAGTLLDGATVSGGNANFVGGTSRIDTGINGGLGGTGSFTVLAFFQTSSATNQTIFDFSPTTGGVSGADLRLFAQGNGNVRIEMSAGSGFEANLGGTSVVDGNTHMIAAVFNSSTGDSFQDVDLYVDGVLYDVTGGNDGLVNLGDAGKTVFLGSIGHLTSERPFVGSMGEVAIYDTALTLTELDDVRVNGVAAVPEPSSAALLGLGGLAMILRRRK; encoded by the coding sequence ATGACCAAGATGAAACACATCGGCAGCGCACTCGCAATTGCAGCGGCAGCGCTCACCACAAGTCAGGCAGCCCTCACCGCCCACTGGGACTTCAACACCGACGGCGTCGTCGTCGACAACGTCAGCACCACAGCAGGCACCCTGCTTGACGGAGCAACCGTGAGCGGCGGCAATGCCAACTTCGTCGGCGGAACCTCGCGTATCGACACCGGGATCAACGGTGGCCTCGGAGGAACCGGATCGTTCACCGTTCTCGCATTCTTCCAAACGTCATCGGCGACCAACCAGACCATCTTTGATTTCTCGCCAACGACGGGTGGCGTGAGCGGCGCCGATTTGCGACTCTTCGCACAAGGCAATGGCAACGTCCGCATCGAAATGTCTGCAGGATCCGGCTTCGAAGCAAATCTCGGCGGAACCAGTGTAGTGGATGGCAACACCCACATGATTGCCGCGGTTTTCAATAGCAGCACCGGCGACAGCTTCCAAGACGTCGACCTTTACGTCGACGGCGTTCTTTACGACGTAACCGGCGGTAACGATGGCCTCGTCAACCTTGGCGACGCCGGGAAAACAGTCTTCCTCGGCTCGATCGGCCACCTTACCTCTGAGCGTCCATTCGTGGGCAGCATGGGTGAAGTCGCCATCTACGACACCGCACTTACCTTGACTGAACTCGATGACGTCCGCGTCAACGGCGTTGCAGCCGTTCCAGAACCATCGTCCGCAGCCCTGCTCGGCCTCGGCGGCTTGGCGATGATCCTGCGTCGTCGTAAGTAA
- a CDS encoding LamG-like jellyroll fold domain-containing protein, with product MTRMKHLCSALALSATALTTSHAALAAYWNFEEGSGTTTTDSVSNTASDPFEPGVAFSANTAAPTSTSSTSFDGTGRFGVNLNADAVGISGTGAKTIVAWINTTESDKRYFWGWSPTNGLQPGQDLRFGIELDGKLRFEISSGFVRYDDLSLNDGNWHMVAAIINAGDTAGDIDFYIDGDIVTPTGGNTTLVNTAGTGTGDSATPNEMFFGSSGNTNTQYWNGGIDDFAIYDTALTDAQLDDIRLNGITVPEPSSAALLGLGGISLILRRRK from the coding sequence ATGACTAGGATGAAACACCTCTGCAGCGCACTCGCCCTCTCAGCGACCGCGCTCACCACAAGCCACGCAGCCCTCGCTGCCTACTGGAACTTCGAAGAAGGCTCAGGTACCACCACAACCGATTCAGTCAGCAACACAGCATCCGACCCATTTGAGCCCGGCGTCGCGTTCTCCGCCAACACCGCAGCTCCTACATCAACATCATCGACAAGCTTCGATGGCACTGGACGCTTTGGGGTCAATTTGAATGCCGATGCAGTAGGCATCAGCGGCACCGGCGCAAAAACCATCGTCGCCTGGATCAATACCACCGAGTCGGACAAACGCTACTTCTGGGGATGGTCTCCAACAAACGGCCTGCAGCCAGGTCAAGACTTGCGATTCGGTATCGAACTCGACGGCAAGCTGCGCTTTGAGATCTCAAGCGGATTCGTACGTTATGACGACCTCTCACTCAACGATGGCAACTGGCACATGGTAGCTGCCATCATCAACGCTGGCGACACCGCAGGCGATATCGACTTCTACATCGACGGAGACATCGTCACACCAACCGGAGGCAACACCACGCTGGTCAATACAGCTGGAACAGGCACAGGCGACTCCGCCACACCTAACGAGATGTTCTTCGGATCGTCCGGCAACACAAACACCCAGTATTGGAACGGAGGCATCGACGACTTCGCAATCTACGACACCGCACTCACTGACGCACAGCTCGACGACATCCGACTCAACGGGATTACTGTTCCAGAGCCATCATCCGCAGCGCTGCTCGGTCTCGGTGGCATATCGCTGATCCTGCGCCGCCGCAAGTAA